ACTCGCGCTCGTCGCGCGAGCGGGCCGCCTTGAGGAAGACCTGCCCGCCCGTCGACAGACGCAGCAACGACCCCATCCCGGGGCTGAAGCCGCTCACCACGCTGATCTCCTCGACCACGTGCGCCTCCATCGTGGCCTCGATCTCGTCGCGGAGCTCGCGCGGGAGCATGGCCCACCGCAGGCGGTCGCTCGCATGGGCACGCGGGTCCTGCGGAGAGAGGACCACGCGGGAGGTCGCGACGTCGTCGGGCATGGGGCAGAACGCTCGCACGGGGTGAGGAGGGACGGGAGGCGGGGCGATCGAGGTGTCGCCGTTCACGAGCGGACCCCGGCTGCGCGGCGTGGCGGCGCAGGGTGTCGGCGGGGATCCTGGGGGCGAACGAGCATCTGTCAAGATATCGGTTTTTCCTGTGCTGTCCAGCAATGTTCCACAGATCTCACGGGCCTCGTCCGCACTGTGGCGGCGGCGGCCCGCGAATACCTTCGTAGACTGGACGACTGTGATCGCCTCATGACCGCCACGCCCGCCGAGCCCTCGCACGGCGCCTACCTCGACCACGCCGCCACGACACCCATGTCGCCGGCCGCGCTCGAGGCCTTCGTCGCGGAGCTCACCCAGACCGGCAACCCGTCGTCGCTGCACGCGGCGGGGCGGGCTGCGCGCCGCGTCGTCGAGGAGTCGCGCGAAGCCGTGGCCGCCGCGCTCGGCGCGCGCCCGAGCGAGGTGATCTTCACCGCGGGGGGTACCGAGTCGGACAACCTCGCGATCAAGGGCCTGTTCTGGGGCCGACGGACCACCGAGCCGCACCGTCGGCGCATCCTGGTCTCGGCCGTCGAGCACCACGCCGTGCTCGACCCGGCCTTCTGGATGGCCGAGCACGCGGGGGCGGAGATCGTCCTGCTGCCCGTCGGTGACGACGGCCGGCTCGACCTCGACGCCCTGCGCGCCGAGCTCGCGACCAGGGGGGACGAGGTCGCCCTCATCTCGGTCATGTGGGCCAACAACGAGGTCGGCACGATCCAGCCGGTCCACGAGATCGTGCAGATCGCGCGCCCCTACGGCATCCCCGTGCACTCCGACGCGGTGCAGGCCGTCGGGCAGGTGCCGGTCGACTTCGCGGCGAGCGGCCTCGACGCCCTGACGCTCACGGGCCACAAGCTCGGGGGACCCATGGGCGTCGGCGCGCTGATCGCCAAGCGCGGACTGCCCCTCACGCCCGTGCTGCACGGCGGCGGGCAGGAGCGGGGCGTGCGGTCGGGCACGCTCGACACCCCCGCCATCCGAGCGTTCGCGGTCGCCGTGACCGAGGTCGCGGCGGCCCGCGCCGAGCGGGCCGAGCACCTCGCACGGCTGCGCGACGAGCTGGTCCGGGGCGTGCGGGCGACCGTGCCCGACGCGGTGCTGCGCGGCCCCGACCCCCTGGCCGACCCGTCCTTGCGGCTCCCGGGCAACGCGCACTTCACGTTCCCCGGCTCCGAGGGCGACTCGCTGCTCTACCTGCTCGACTCGGCGGGCGTGCAGACGTCCACGGGCTCCGCCTGCCAGGCCGGGGTGCCCCAGCCCTCGCACGTGCTGCTCGCGATGGGGGTCTCGGAGGAGGACGCGCGTGGCGCGCTGCGCTTCTCGCTCGGCGCGACCTCGACGCACGACGACGTCGCGCGGCTCCTCGACGCGCTGCCCCAGGTCGTGGCGCGCGCCCAGGCCGCCGGGCTCGCGTCGTCGGCCCGTGCGGTGACACGACCGGGCGCGCGAGAAGCGATCAGCACGAAGGGAAGGTCGGCATGAGAGTCCTGGCAGCGATGTCCGGCGGTGTGGACTCCGCCGTCGCGGCGGCCCTGGCCGTCGAGGCCGGCCACGAGGTGGTCGGCGTGCACATGGCCCTGTCGCGCAACCGCGAGCAGTTCCGCGCGGGCTCGCGCGGCTGCTGCTCGATCGAGGACGCGGGCGACGCACGCCGCGCCGCCGACGTGCTGGGAATCCCGTACTACGTGTGGGACCTCTCGGAGCGCTTCGAGGACACGGTCGTCGCGGACTTCCTGTCCGAGTACGAGGCCGGGCGCACGCCCAACCCGTGCGTGCGCTGCAACGAGCACATCAAGTTCGAGGCACTGCTCGACAAGGCCACGGCCCTCGGTTTCGACGCGGTCGCCACGGGCCACTACGCGCAGGTCCTCACGCGTGAGGTCACGGTCCCCGGGCCGGACGGCGAGGCCGTGACACGCACCGTCCGCGAGCTGCACCGCTCGCCCAACGAGGCCAAGGACCAGTCCTACGTGCTCGCGGTCATGGGCCAGGAGCGTCTGGCCCGGTCGATCTTCCCGCTCGGCGGCTTCGCGTCCAAGGACGAGGTGCGCGCGGAGGCCGAGCGCCGAGGCCTGTCGGTCTCGAACAAGCCCGACTCCTACGACATCTGCTTCGTGTCCGACGGCGACACCCAGGGATTCCTCAAGGCGCGCCTCGGCGCGCGCACGGGCGAGATCGTCGACACCGAGGGCGAGGTCCTCGGGGAGCACGAGGGGGCGTACGCGTTCACGGTCGGCCAGCGCAAGGGCCTGTCCCTGGGACGCCCGGCCGCGGACGGCAAGCCGCGCTACGTGCTCGAGGTCGAGCCGGTCTCCAACCGGGTCGTCGTGGGTCCGGCCGAGCTGCTCACGGTCGACCGCATCGAGGGGGACCGCTCGGTGTGGCTCGCGGACGACGTCCTCGCGGCCGCCGGGTGGGAGCCCGCGCTCGGGGGGTCGGAGCCGGACGGCGACCGCGTCCGTACCTCCGGCTGGTTCGACGCGTCCGTCCAGGTGCGCGCCCACGGGGTGCCGGTGCCCGCGCGGGTGCGCGCCGTCGTCGGGCCCGTGGCCGACAGGTCCGACGACGTGGCCGACGACGCGGCCGACGCCCAGCACGGTGCCGCGCAGGCCGACGGGGCCCGCATGGAGGTCGAGCTCACGGGCGAGACACTGCGCGGCGTGGCCGCAGGACAGTCGCTCGTCGTGTACCAGGGCACACGCGTGATCGGGCAGTCGACCGTCCAGCGGGCCTACCGGGCGCAGCGCGTGGCGCAGACCGTCCGCTGAACCCCCGGGACGAGTGCTCTCGTCACACCACGACCGGGACGTTGCTCCCCACCGCGGCACCGGGGACCGTCGCCGCGAGGACCGCGCTCGTCGGGACCACGGCGTGCTCGCTGAGCTCGCGCACGAGCCAGGCGTCGTCGCGCACGGCCCAGTGCTCGGCCTCGCGCCCGTCCGTGAAGCGCAGCATGTGCATCTCGCGGACCGTGAAGTGGCGCCCGGTCGGGGCCAGGCCACGGAAGTACCCCGTGTGCCGGGCGCTGAACGCGACGTGCAGCGCGACCAGGTCCCCCTCGGCCACCGCGTGCAACACTTCGACGTGCTGGTCGGAGAAGGCGTCCGAGAACCAGTGCATGGTCGCGACGAGGCCCTCGAGCCCCCCCGAGGACCCGGGGGCCGGGTCGTGGTTGTGGAAGTCGGCGGCGACGAGCGCCGCGAGCGCCTGGGCGTGGTTCCCGGGGATGGCCTGGGTGTGGACCGCGATCGCGGTGGCCTTGTTGGTCGCCGTGGCGGCGGTCGTGGCCGCCTCGTGGTGCTGGTCGCCGGGAAGGGTGGTCCCGGTCGCCTCGTGCTTGCTGCTGCTCATGTCCGCCTCGCTCGTCCGGCGGGGTCGGTCCAGCGGCCACCGCGTCGTCACGGTCTGTGGTGCATACTCATCAGCCTTCACTCGGAGAGAGGGACACCGCAAGAGTTCGTGCGGGTGATGCACGGGTGAGTTCTGCGGGGAGCGTCAGGGAAGTCAGTGGACGGGTCCGACCATCGGACCGGTCAGGGAGCACGTCGAACAGCAAGGAGACCTGGACATGACGTCAGTCAGCGGCCACGGGCCGTGGCCCGGTGGCGAGGGCACCGACGTCCTCGAGGCGCAGCAGATGATCTTCGGGGACCTCGCCGAGGTCCCCACGGGCGTGACCCCCGTCCCGTTCCTGGCACGCCTGCCCCAGCGGGGTCCGGGAGCCGACGGCGTGGGCCGCACCGCGACCCTGCTCGCCGACCTGCCCGTCGAGATCGGACCGCACGGCTGGAAGCTCGCCGACCGGCCCGGCATGGACGAACGGAGGGCGCGCGCCTTCCTCCGGGACGACCTCGGGGCGCTCGCGATCGCCGGTCACGGCTACGTCGGGCCGCTCGCGGTGTCGGTCGTGGGGCCCTGGACGCTCGCCGCGGAGCTGTACCTCACGCGCGGCGACCGGGTCCTCGCCGACCGCGGCGCGCGGGCCGACCTGGCGGTCTCGCTCGCCGTCGGGGTGCGGGCGCACCTCGACGAGGTGCGTCGACAGGTCCCGGGGGCCGAGCTCGTGGTGCAGGTCTCCGAGCCGCTGCTGGGTCAGATCAACGCGGGCGTCCTGCCCACGTTCTCCGGGTTCTCGCGCTTGCGGCCTGTCGAGGGGCCCGCGATCGTGGAGGGCCTCGAGGCGGTCCTGGCCGCGGTGCGCGACGGCGGCGCGCGCAGCGTCGTGCACGTGGGGCCCGCGTGGGTCGGGATCGCTCCCGTCGTCCTGGCCGGGGCCGACGCCGTGGGACTGGACCTCGCGGCCCGGGCCGACGGCTGGGACGAGAAGGGCTGGGAGCTGGCCGCGCGCGCGGTCGAGCGCGGTGTCGGGGTCTGGGCCGGACTGCCACCCGCGAAGGTCTCGCAGTGCTCGGGGCCGAACCTCGGCGAGCTCGCGTCGCTCGTGACCGTGCCGTGGCGCCGGATCGGGCTGCCCGCCGCGGGGCTCGACGACGTCACGCTCCTCGCCGCGCCGCGTCCGGGAGGCGTGGGGCTCGGGTCGGGGCAACGGCTCGGGAGCATCGACGAGAACCGCGCGATGCTCGGCAACCTCGGCCGGGTCGCGGAGATGCTCGCGGAGCGGGCGCAGGACTGAGCGGCAGCCCGGGGACGGGCGGACTCTCTGCCCGAGGGCTCCACCGGGCGCCAGGTCGAGGCCGACAGGCGACGTGGGCGAGTCAGGTCTGCTGAGCGTCGTGATGTCTCGTCGGGAAGGTGGGTGGGAGGAGGACGACTGCCCTCAGCCCACCTTCCGGGCGCGGGGTGAGACGGAGCTCGCCGCGGAATCGCTCGACGATCGCCACGACGATGGACAACCCCAGCCCCTGTCCGTCCGATGTCGTGCTCCTCGTGCGCCCGGCTCCACGGGTGAAGGGATCGGTGAGTCGCTCGACGGCCTCGGGATCGAGGACCGGACCCGAGTTGACCACCTCGATCACCACTCCTCCGGGAAGCTCGGAGGGCGAGGCGACGACCGTGAGCACCCCACCTGGCACGTTGTGCCGGATCCCGTTCTGCACCAGGTTGGTGACGAGCTGGCGGAGCAGGACGGGTTCGCCGTCGATCGACGTCCCGGTCAGACGGTTCTCGATCCGCACACCGCGGGTCGCTGCCTCCTCGGCGCACGACTCGATCACCTGGGCGACGACCTGGGTCGGGTCGAACCGCTCGAGCTCGGGAGGTGAGGAGTCGATCCTGGCGAGGTCCAGCAACGCCGTCACGGTCTCGATGTTCCGTTCGTTCATGGACCGCAGACGCTCGAACACGACCCGCTCCTGCGGGTCGTCGCGCTGGGCCAGGGCGACGTCGAGCATGGCTCGGGTCGTCGCGAGCGGAGTCCGCAGCTCGTGCGACGCGTTGGCCGCGAAACGTCGCGTCG
This region of Oerskovia jenensis genomic DNA includes:
- a CDS encoding ester cyclase, producing MSSSKHEATGTTLPGDQHHEAATTAATATNKATAIAVHTQAIPGNHAQALAALVAADFHNHDPAPGSSGGLEGLVATMHWFSDAFSDQHVEVLHAVAEGDLVALHVAFSARHTGYFRGLAPTGRHFTVREMHMLRFTDGREAEHWAVRDDAWLVRELSEHAVVPTSAVLAATVPGAAVGSNVPVVV
- the mnmA gene encoding tRNA 2-thiouridine(34) synthase MnmA, which produces MRVLAAMSGGVDSAVAAALAVEAGHEVVGVHMALSRNREQFRAGSRGCCSIEDAGDARRAADVLGIPYYVWDLSERFEDTVVADFLSEYEAGRTPNPCVRCNEHIKFEALLDKATALGFDAVATGHYAQVLTREVTVPGPDGEAVTRTVRELHRSPNEAKDQSYVLAVMGQERLARSIFPLGGFASKDEVRAEAERRGLSVSNKPDSYDICFVSDGDTQGFLKARLGARTGEIVDTEGEVLGEHEGAYAFTVGQRKGLSLGRPAADGKPRYVLEVEPVSNRVVVGPAELLTVDRIEGDRSVWLADDVLAAAGWEPALGGSEPDGDRVRTSGWFDASVQVRAHGVPVPARVRAVVGPVADRSDDVADDAADAQHGAAQADGARMEVELTGETLRGVAAGQSLVVYQGTRVIGQSTVQRAYRAQRVAQTVR
- a CDS encoding sensor histidine kinase, coding for MATSHEPTPRPSDVDGADPEIRRYRLTVRARLALTYSILLTGAGIVLLGIVYVFMRYVPTYDFATATTPSTDATSAVSGASPFPTGGPTAPAAVVAPASELVVTSSDQLLDLLLVISIVVLVLLAVAGTVVGWAVAGRMLRPLRHINAAVHRASEGDLEQRIRLAGPRDEISELAESFDEMLVRLERSFTATRRFAANASHELRTPLATTRAMLDVALAQRDDPQERVVFERLRSMNERNIETVTALLDLARIDSSPPELERFDPTQVVAQVIESCAEEAATRGVRIENRLTGTSIDGEPVLLRQLVTNLVQNGIRHNVPGGVLTVVASPSELPGGVVIEVVNSGPVLDPEAVERLTDPFTRGAGRTRSTTSDGQGLGLSIVVAIVERFRGELRLTPRPEGGLRAVVLLPPTFPTRHHDAQQT
- a CDS encoding cysteine desulfurase family protein gives rise to the protein MTATPAEPSHGAYLDHAATTPMSPAALEAFVAELTQTGNPSSLHAAGRAARRVVEESREAVAAALGARPSEVIFTAGGTESDNLAIKGLFWGRRTTEPHRRRILVSAVEHHAVLDPAFWMAEHAGAEIVLLPVGDDGRLDLDALRAELATRGDEVALISVMWANNEVGTIQPVHEIVQIARPYGIPVHSDAVQAVGQVPVDFAASGLDALTLTGHKLGGPMGVGALIAKRGLPLTPVLHGGGQERGVRSGTLDTPAIRAFAVAVTEVAAARAERAEHLARLRDELVRGVRATVPDAVLRGPDPLADPSLRLPGNAHFTFPGSEGDSLLYLLDSAGVQTSTGSACQAGVPQPSHVLLAMGVSEEDARGALRFSLGATSTHDDVARLLDALPQVVARAQAAGLASSARAVTRPGAREAISTKGRSA